Proteins encoded in a region of the Methanobrevibacter millerae genome:
- a CDS encoding thymidylate synthase translates to MLSINQCYLDFVNKILKEGKETYKDSNHHLVESLGNFYIIDDPMDLKFRAKYQNYTTKMMLSDIKSGKYDLEGCPIKSDALYEYVKSVEDPDIINNTQGFVYTYPNRIFAHFDVNQFESMKKRILTATGSNRAVAVTINPIDDAEAEDIPCLQFLQCIVRDNELTIHCIFRSNDIYGAFYSNMFFIAYMGLKMKEELNEEIIGEKLNFGGIHYHSTSGHIYNTDLKAARKLIANNK, encoded by the coding sequence ATGTTAAGTATTAATCAATGTTATTTAGATTTCGTTAATAAAATATTAAAAGAAGGAAAAGAAACTTATAAGGATAGTAATCACCATTTAGTTGAAAGTTTAGGTAATTTCTATATTATAGATGACCCAATGGACTTGAAATTCAGAGCCAAATATCAAAATTACACAACCAAAATGATGTTGTCAGACATAAAATCCGGAAAATATGACCTAGAAGGATGTCCAATTAAAAGCGATGCCCTGTACGAATACGTTAAATCAGTTGAAGACCCAGATATTATTAACAACACTCAGGGATTCGTATATACATACCCAAACCGTATTTTTGCACATTTTGATGTAAACCAATTTGAAAGCATGAAAAAAAGAATATTAACTGCAACAGGATCAAATCGTGCAGTTGCAGTGACAATTAATCCAATAGACGATGCTGAAGCAGAAGATATACCTTGTCTTCAATTTTTACAGTGCATTGTGCGTGACAATGAATTAACTATTCACTGCATATTCAGAAGCAATGATATCTATGGTGCATTCTACTCCAATATGTTTTTCATAGCATATATGGGCTTAAAAATGAAAGAGGAACTTAATGAAGAGATAATAGGTGAAAAATTAAACTTCGGAGGAATCCATTACCATTCTACATCCGGCCACATTTATAATACTGACTTAAAAGCAGCCCGTAAATTAATAGCTAACAACAAATAG
- a CDS encoding Ig-like domain repeat protein, with product MFNKFNFSLIIIAIFLLFIVLIPSSIAFELEEGDNITSRVIEEEEIVLTSSKSNDIYFDVSAPSGGDGSKGNPYNQFKQQYIRNDAIIHLAKGDYFLDTTISAQYNNLTVYGAGMDKTFITSHHALTIKHFYLSDLTLSGVNIINHGTIDIRNVCIEDAKANVHDQYNNSFGGAIYNPGEHYDPYLYLTNCIFKNNSAMYGGALYMTYGHLKIINTTFESNTAYNYGGAIAAGANSKIEIYDSDFINDKSIKDSGGAIYFRYADVKISNSNFINCYGQFGGAICDLGANTTISNSKFTGNRASYRGGAIYSLYGKFFVNDCDFRNNHGKNGGAIFLDNATSHYITTSLFISNTADVCGGGIYSILNIIPSNAGNYYANNKAQESNDLYVTHNINLWLGDGNYTMIVSDHIREEISYIPSYYNLVNYGLVTPVKDQETSGDCWAFSAIAALESCLLKATGVTYDLSEENMKNLISLYSDYGWNMETNKGGFDTMALGYLTSWLGPVFESEDEFDDHSTLSPVLHSKFHIQDVLSLSRKSYTDNADIKKAIMKYGAVASGLYNDDAYLNKNKASYYYNGNQITNHAVTIVGWDDTYSRYNFNNVPQGNGAWICKNSWGPNWGNNGYFYVSYYDTKLAEIGKLHSAYTFIFNNTIDLDKNYQYDVIGLTDFLATGKNTVWYKNVFKATDNELLAAFSSYINDESDYQVQVYVNNELKFSQNGVSPEGYYTYKLDKFIPLYTGDVFEIVVKLTTKDIVSIPISESKYTNKYIYDKGMSYISYDGKTWTDLYELKLGSAHSQVACIKAFTTLETLNTVISMPDYSIESGKIVTLEANVLDAHNNRVTLGSVTFNIDGNEYVVDVNDGKATFNYRFSNEGTYNVKATYHGLHYNPSSVSSTVTVEEIYSSTKISLAFNSVRAGENVRITATVLDSNNNKLNTGTVTFTTNGRSQTVNVNNGVAVFTTSYDKAGSYDITATFKASHYGSSSTKSTITITQGVLSSKITATSTVTNNNVRIIAVVRDANNNLVSSGKVTFNINGEKSVVDVTRGQAVLNTVLPRSSTVYLSFEGSNYLSSTTSIRVEVSDMPSSKITLTNMEVNVGNYVNIVATVTDSSNNPINGGTVSFTVDGKTTNIGVSNGKATLTTSFSKSGLFGVTAVYTGNSYSSSSAKSTITVKDRISSSKITVSDVTAGAGKSVSIVARVVDSNNNLVNSGTVNFIVNSKSTTVGVSNGVATFITSFDKSGTYNLLSTFSGNNYLSSSTNSKIIVEKNTISVTLSIGDATYGSSNVAVITSDVAFNGLLNVGGSVYSVYVNNGVTRFTIPSKLSVGSYKGILTYSGDDKYNPISINDKFIVTGDDFSLVAKDIVMYYKDGTRLGAYLYDSNGRPLANNTVTFSLQGIDYSKTTNQNGYSSIAINLNSGKYVAVVKHASSSKSVTIEVKSTVIADDVTKYYRNDTQFYATILDKNGNSVKNTVVKMNINGVIYEKTTNNQGIVKLNLNLVPNTYILTVTNPSTSEMATSIVKILPRLVENHDLVKYYRNASRYSVKVLSKSGNAEVGKTVTFNINGVFYQRVTNSEGVASLNINLGPDTYIITAEYDESRVSNKITVLNILKANDLIKRYGTSSQFTVTLLDGNGRLYANQVIKFNINGVFYERITNANGVASLNINLQAGKYIITSSYNGLNLANTVTIY from the coding sequence TTGTTTAATAAATTCAATTTTTCGCTGATAATTATTGCAATATTCTTATTATTTATTGTTTTAATTCCTTCTTCCATAGCTTTTGAGTTAGAAGAAGGTGATAATATTACCTCTCGAGTAATTGAAGAAGAAGAGATTGTTTTAACTAGTTCCAAATCAAATGATATTTATTTTGATGTTTCCGCTCCAAGTGGTGGTGATGGTTCAAAAGGCAATCCCTATAATCAATTTAAACAACAGTATATTAGAAATGATGCAATTATTCATTTGGCAAAAGGAGATTACTTTTTAGATACAACTATTTCAGCCCAATACAATAATTTAACTGTTTATGGTGCGGGAATGGACAAGACATTCATAACAAGCCATCATGCATTAACAATAAAGCATTTTTATTTGTCTGATTTGACATTGTCCGGAGTTAACATTATAAACCATGGAACAATTGACATTAGAAATGTTTGCATAGAAGATGCGAAGGCAAATGTACATGATCAGTATAATAACTCTTTTGGGGGAGCTATCTATAACCCTGGGGAGCATTATGATCCGTATTTATACTTGACGAACTGTATTTTTAAAAACAACTCTGCCATGTACGGCGGAGCACTTTACATGACTTATGGCCATTTAAAAATTATCAACACCACCTTTGAATCAAACACTGCTTATAATTATGGGGGCGCAATTGCCGCAGGTGCAAACTCAAAAATTGAAATTTATGATTCTGATTTTATTAACGACAAATCCATTAAGGATTCTGGTGGTGCAATTTATTTCAGATATGCTGATGTAAAAATATCCAATTCTAATTTTATCAATTGTTATGGTCAATTTGGTGGTGCAATTTGTGATTTAGGTGCAAACACTACAATTTCAAATTCAAAATTCACAGGCAATAGGGCTTCATATAGGGGCGGAGCCATTTACTCATTATATGGTAAATTCTTTGTAAATGACTGTGATTTTAGAAATAATCATGGAAAAAATGGTGGAGCAATATTTTTGGATAACGCTACTTCACACTATATTACCACTTCACTTTTCATTTCCAACACTGCTGATGTCTGTGGTGGAGGAATATATTCTATTTTAAATATAATTCCATCCAATGCAGGCAACTACTATGCAAATAACAAAGCACAGGAAAGTAACGATTTGTATGTAACACACAATATTAATTTATGGCTTGGAGATGGAAATTATACTATGATTGTAAGCGACCATATCCGTGAGGAAATATCATACATTCCTTCATATTATAATCTGGTTAATTATGGTTTAGTCACTCCAGTTAAAGACCAGGAAACAAGTGGGGACTGCTGGGCATTTTCAGCAATTGCAGCATTGGAATCATGCCTTTTAAAGGCTACTGGTGTTACTTATGATTTATCTGAAGAAAACATGAAAAATTTAATCAGCCTTTATTCTGATTATGGATGGAACATGGAAACGAATAAGGGCGGTTTTGATACAATGGCACTTGGATATCTGACAAGTTGGTTAGGGCCAGTGTTTGAATCTGAAGATGAATTCGATGACCATTCCACATTATCCCCTGTTCTTCATTCAAAATTCCATATTCAGGATGTCCTTTCATTATCCAGAAAGTCCTATACAGATAATGCTGATATAAAAAAGGCTATCATGAAATACGGTGCCGTTGCAAGCGGATTATATAATGATGATGCATATTTGAATAAGAATAAGGCTTCCTATTATTATAATGGAAATCAGATTACCAATCATGCAGTCACAATTGTCGGATGGGATGATACATACTCAAGATATAATTTTAATAATGTTCCTCAAGGAAATGGAGCTTGGATTTGTAAAAATAGCTGGGGACCTAACTGGGGAAACAATGGATACTTCTATGTTTCATATTATGATACAAAACTTGCAGAAATAGGCAAATTGCACTCTGCTTATACATTCATATTTAACAATACCATTGATTTGGATAAGAATTATCAATATGATGTTATTGGACTCACTGACTTTTTGGCAACTGGAAAAAATACTGTTTGGTATAAAAACGTTTTCAAAGCCACTGATAACGAACTGCTGGCCGCATTTTCATCATATATCAATGATGAAAGTGATTATCAGGTACAGGTTTATGTAAACAATGAACTCAAGTTCTCCCAGAATGGTGTTTCACCTGAAGGATATTATACTTATAAATTGGATAAGTTCATTCCATTATATACCGGAGACGTTTTTGAAATCGTCGTTAAATTAACAACAAAGGATATTGTAAGCATTCCTATTTCAGAAAGCAAATATACAAATAAGTACATCTATGATAAAGGAATGTCCTATATCAGCTATGATGGAAAAACTTGGACAGATTTATATGAATTGAAATTAGGGTCAGCACATTCTCAAGTAGCATGTATTAAGGCATTTACAACTCTGGAAACATTAAACACTGTTATTTCAATGCCTGATTATTCAATAGAATCTGGAAAAATTGTTACCCTTGAAGCTAATGTCTTGGATGCCCATAACAATAGGGTTACATTGGGCAGTGTAACATTCAATATTGATGGAAATGAGTATGTTGTTGATGTCAATGATGGAAAAGCCACGTTCAATTACAGATTTTCAAATGAAGGTACATATAACGTTAAGGCAACATACCACGGCCTACACTATAATCCTTCATCGGTCTCATCTACAGTAACTGTTGAAGAGATTTATTCATCAACAAAGATTTCTTTGGCATTCAATTCAGTTAGGGCAGGCGAAAATGTCAGGATAACTGCAACTGTTCTTGATTCAAACAATAATAAACTGAACACAGGTACTGTCACATTCACAACTAACGGCAGGAGCCAAACTGTTAATGTAAATAATGGTGTTGCCGTATTTACAACTTCCTATGATAAGGCCGGAAGCTATGATATCACAGCCACATTCAAGGCTTCTCATTATGGCTCTTCAAGTACCAAATCAACAATAACTATAACTCAAGGTGTTTTATCATCTAAAATAACTGCTACGAGTACAGTAACTAACAATAATGTAAGAATCATTGCTGTTGTTAGGGACGCAAATAATAATCTGGTTTCATCAGGTAAAGTCACTTTCAATATTAACGGAGAAAAATCAGTGGTTGATGTAACTAGAGGGCAGGCTGTTTTAAATACTGTTCTTCCGCGCAGCTCAACGGTTTATTTATCTTTTGAGGGTAGTAACTATCTTTCTTCAACAACTTCAATAAGGGTGGAAGTTTCTGATATGCCTTCCTCAAAAATAACATTGACTAATATGGAAGTGAATGTTGGAAATTATGTAAATATTGTAGCAACAGTCACAGATTCCAGCAATAATCCGATTAATGGAGGGACTGTCAGCTTCACAGTTGATGGAAAAACCACGAATATTGGTGTTTCAAATGGAAAAGCAACTTTAACAACATCATTTTCAAAATCAGGATTATTTGGAGTAACTGCAGTTTATACAGGCAATTCTTATTCTTCATCATCTGCAAAATCAACTATAACAGTTAAGGATAGAATAAGTTCATCCAAAATAACTGTTAGTGATGTTACAGCCGGCGCTGGTAAAAGCGTAAGCATTGTTGCTCGCGTTGTTGATTCCAATAATAATTTGGTAAACAGTGGAACTGTTAATTTTATTGTAAACTCAAAGTCAACAACTGTTGGTGTGAGTAATGGTGTTGCAACATTCATCACTTCATTTGATAAATCGGGAACTTATAATTTGCTTTCAACATTTTCAGGAAATAATTATCTGTCCAGTTCAACCAATTCAAAAATAATTGTTGAAAAAAACACAATTTCAGTCACATTATCTATTGGAGATGCGACATATGGATCAAGTAATGTTGCAGTAATAACATCAGATGTTGCATTTAATGGATTATTGAATGTTGGAGGAAGTGTTTATTCTGTGTATGTTAACAATGGAGTTACAAGATTCACTATTCCTTCAAAATTGTCCGTAGGAAGTTATAAAGGAATTTTAACATACTCTGGTGATGATAAGTATAATCCAATAAGTATTAATGATAAATTTATAGTTACTGGCGATGATTTTTCATTAGTTGCAAAGGATATTGTTATGTATTATAAGGATGGAACCAGATTGGGTGCTTATTTGTATGACAGTAATGGTCGTCCTTTAGCAAATAATACTGTTACATTTTCCCTCCAGGGCATTGACTATTCAAAGACCACAAATCAGAATGGTTATTCATCAATTGCAATTAATTTGAACTCTGGAAAATATGTTGCAGTAGTCAAACATGCTTCTTCAAGCAAGTCTGTCACTATTGAAGTAAAATCCACAGTCATAGCCGATGATGTAACTAAATATTATCGCAATGATACACAATTTTATGCAACAATTTTGGATAAGAACGGCAATTCTGTGAAAAATACTGTTGTTAAAATGAATATTAATGGAGTAATCTATGAAAAAACCACTAATAATCAGGGCATAGTAAAATTAAACCTGAATCTTGTGCCAAATACTTATATTTTGACTGTAACAAATCCATCTACATCTGAAATGGCAACCAGTATTGTTAAAATACTTCCAAGACTTGTAGAAAACCATGATTTGGTAAAATATTATCGCAACGCTTCAAGATATAGTGTTAAAGTTTTATCCAAATCAGGTAATGCGGAGGTTGGAAAAACAGTTACATTCAATATTAATGGAGTATTTTACCAACGTGTAACCAATTCGGAGGGTGTTGCAAGTCTTAATATTAATTTGGGACCAGATACTTATATTATAACTGCAGAATATGATGAATCAAGAGTATCTAATAAAATCACGGTATTGAATATTTTAAAAGCCAATGATCTTATTAAAAGATATGGGACTTCATCTCAGTTTACAGTAACACTTTTGGACGGCAACGGTAGATTATATGCAAATCAGGTAATCAAATTTAATATTAACGGTGTATTTTATGAAAGAATTACCAATGCTAATGGTGTTGCCAGTTTAAACATTAATCTGCAAGCGGGAAAATACATTATTACTTCATCATACAATGGATTGAACTTAGCAAATACTGTTACAATATATTAG